A part of Bubalus bubalis isolate 160015118507 breed Murrah chromosome 6, NDDB_SH_1, whole genome shotgun sequence genomic DNA contains:
- the LOC102412449 gene encoding olfactory receptor 10K1-like, with the protein MEWANETLVTEFVFLGFSSLAGLQRLLFVVFLLVYLFMLGTNVIIVSTIVLDRALHTPMYFFLGVLSCSETCYTFVIVPKMLVDLLAQKKSISFLGCAIQMFFFLFLICSHSFLLAAMGYDRYVAICNPLRYTVLMGFGVCVGLVAAACACGFIISLATTSMIFNLPFHSSNELHHFFCDVSPVLKLASHQSYLNQLVIFVLGVFVLVIPLLLILVSYVLIISAILKIPSSVGRYKAFSTCASHLIVVTVHYGCASFIYLRPKSNYSSSQDTLISVSYTILTPLFNPMIYSLRNKEFKSALQRAMTHTSYSIN; encoded by the coding sequence ATGGAGTGGGCCAATGAGACCTTAGTTACAGAGTTTGTCTTCCTCGGTTTCTCATCTCTGGCTGGGCTGCAGCGGCTGCTCTTTGTTGTCTTCCTACTTGTGTACTTGTTCATGCTGGGCACCAATGTCATCATTGTTTCTACCATTGTGCTGGACAGagccctccacacccccatgtacttcttccttggTGTCCTCTCCTGTTCTGAGACTTGCTACACCTTCGTCATTGTACCCAAGATGCTGGTTGACCTGCTGGCCCAGAAGAAGTCCATCTCCTTCCTGGGCTGTGCCATCCagatgtttttcttcctcttcctcatttGCTCTCACTCATTCCTGCTGGCAGCCATGGGTTATGATCGCTATGTAGCCATCTGTAACCCTCTGCGCTACACAGTGCTCATGGGTTTCGGGGTGTGCGTGGGACTAGTGGCTGCTGCCTGTGCCTGTGGCTTTATAATCTCACTGGCCACCACCTCCATGATATTTAACCTGCCATTCCACTCCTCCAACGAGCTCCATCACTTCTTCTGTGATGTCTCTCCAGTCCTCAAGCTGGCATCTCACCAATCGTATCTCAATCAGTTGGTCATATTTGTGCTTGGCGTGTTTGTCTTGGTTATTCCACTGTTACTTATTCTGGTCTCCTATGTCCTCATCATCTCTGCCATTCTAAAAATCCCATCCTCTGTTGGAAGATACAAGGCTTTCTCTACCTGTGCCTCCCATCTCATTGTGGTAACTGTTCATTATGGTTGTGCCTCTTTCATCTACTTAAGGCCCAAATCCAATTACTCTTCAAGTCAAGACACCCTAATATCTGTATCTTATACTATCCTCACACCGTTGTTCAATCCAATGATTTACAGCCTGAGAAATAAGGAATTCAAATCTGCCCTTCAAAGAGCAATGACCCATACTTCATATTCTATTAATTAA